From Thermogemmatispora onikobensis, one genomic window encodes:
- a CDS encoding ATP-binding cassette domain-containing protein, whose protein sequence is MAEVIRTEGLIKRFGAVTALNGVSLYLRQGEVLGLVGDNGAGKSTLIKILTGFLQPDEGRIFIDGKEVRLRSVSHARSLGIETVYQDLALINELSVYHNMFLKRESLLSPLPLLNNQRMRRLARECLGHMGVNIPSVDTEVAQLSGGQRQSIAIARAVYSRARILLLDEPLAAMGAKEGSLIMNLIRTLKSEGQVSIIMIAHNYAQVLEICDRVNLLQHGRIALDKPVGQTSVEELTELVMREYRAGANQRQQPLAGR, encoded by the coding sequence ATGGCAGAGGTGATTCGCACGGAGGGACTGATCAAGCGCTTTGGGGCGGTGACAGCTCTCAATGGTGTCAGTCTCTATCTGCGTCAGGGCGAGGTCCTGGGCCTGGTCGGCGACAATGGGGCCGGCAAGTCAACGCTGATCAAGATCCTGACGGGCTTCCTGCAGCCCGATGAGGGCCGCATCTTTATCGACGGTAAGGAGGTCCGCCTGCGTTCGGTCTCCCATGCGCGTTCTCTAGGTATAGAGACTGTCTATCAGGATCTGGCTCTCATTAACGAGTTGAGCGTTTATCATAACATGTTCTTGAAACGTGAGTCGCTGCTGAGTCCTTTGCCGCTGCTCAATAATCAGCGGATGCGCCGTCTGGCGCGCGAGTGCCTGGGGCATATGGGGGTCAATATCCCTTCGGTCGATACGGAGGTGGCCCAGCTCTCAGGGGGCCAGCGCCAGTCGATTGCCATTGCGCGCGCGGTCTACTCGCGGGCGCGCATCTTGCTGTTGGATGAGCCGCTGGCGGCGATGGGGGCCAAGGAAGGCAGTTTGATTATGAATCTGATTCGGACGCTTAAGAGCGAGGGTCAGGTTTCGATCATTATGATCGCCCACAATTATGCCCAGGTGCTGGAGATCTGTGATCGCGTCAATCTCCTGCAGCATGGGCGCATTGCCCTGGATAAGCCGGTGGGGCAGACGTCGGTAGAGGAGCTGACGGAGCTGGTGATGCGTGAGTATCGGGCCGGGGCCAATCAGCGTCAGCAGCCGTTGGCTGGTCGCTAG
- a CDS encoding ABC transporter permease → MPERPNPWLRVARLFLRQREASIVVVAIALIIYFQFSNQAFLSTQNIRTLSQFVAATAIISAGEVMLLICGEIDLSVGQVYALAPFIMYFANQAGLPLLVGLILGLLVCALVGLFNGLITVVLKVPSFITTLGTLFLINGLTLTISQGFPVLTPSEGWVNEIFGHAAYAEIIWAIAIAIVMQVVLSWTRWGLHTVATGGNLLGASEVGVNVARIKIGNFMLCSVLGGFAGTLEAFRITSIDPLAGGTDIMFMAVAGAVIGGTALTGGLGTIVGAFLGTLVLSILRDGFTLLGVSAFTFDIILGAAILVAMILNVRLRLWREAGRE, encoded by the coding sequence ATGCCGGAGCGGCCCAATCCCTGGCTCCGAGTGGCCCGTCTTTTCCTGCGGCAGCGTGAAGCCAGCATTGTGGTCGTGGCCATCGCCCTGATCATTTACTTCCAGTTCTCCAATCAAGCCTTTCTTTCAACGCAAAACATCAGGACGCTCTCCCAGTTTGTGGCTGCGACCGCCATCATTTCCGCCGGCGAGGTTATGCTCTTGATTTGTGGTGAGATCGACCTCTCGGTGGGTCAAGTCTACGCTCTGGCGCCGTTCATCATGTACTTTGCCAACCAGGCGGGCCTGCCCCTCCTGGTGGGGCTCATCCTGGGACTGCTTGTCTGCGCGCTCGTGGGCCTTTTCAACGGCCTGATTACCGTCGTACTGAAGGTGCCCTCCTTCATCACGACCCTGGGCACCCTCTTCCTGATCAATGGTCTGACCCTTACCATCTCCCAGGGCTTCCCAGTCTTGACGCCCTCAGAGGGTTGGGTCAATGAGATTTTTGGGCACGCTGCCTACGCTGAGATCATCTGGGCCATCGCCATCGCCATCGTCATGCAAGTCGTGCTTTCCTGGACGCGCTGGGGCCTCCACACAGTGGCAACCGGTGGCAACCTGCTGGGGGCCAGCGAGGTGGGGGTGAATGTGGCCCGCATCAAGATTGGCAATTTCATGCTCTGTAGCGTGCTCGGTGGCTTCGCTGGCACCCTGGAGGCGTTCCGCATCACCTCGATTGATCCGCTGGCGGGGGGCACCGACATTATGTTCATGGCGGTAGCCGGCGCGGTCATCGGGGGAACAGCCTTGACCGGCGGCCTGGGCACGATTGTCGGAGCCTTCTTGGGCACGCTCGTGCTCTCGATCCTGCGCGATGGCTTTACGCTGCTCGGAGTCAGCGCCTTCACGTTTGATATTATCCTGGGGGCAGCCATCCTGGTGGCGATGATTTTGAACGTTCGCCTGCGACTATGGCGAGAGGCAGGGCGCGAATGA
- a CDS encoding sugar ABC transporter substrate-binding protein, whose product MEGSSFSAYFERLPLRRRRLLQTALAGGAGASLASALAACGGQPSSSSSSTGVAGNFPNHPKWNFVFINHVTTNPFFVPTQYGIQDACALVGCTYQWTGSANSVVKEMVDAFNAAIAAKADGIAVSIIDPTAFDDPVNRALDAGIPVVAYNADAPAGSKNRRLAYIGQDLYQSGYRMGQRIVSLVGSGDVVGFIATPGSLNIQPRIDGAKQAILDSKAPINFVEVATGAQVEEELSRIEAYYLGHSNLKGMFAVDAGSTQGVAQVMEKYSLASKGVHGGGYDLLTKTLQEIQAGNLDFTIDQQPYLQGFYPVIQLFLYLLSGGLMAPSDTDTGLLFVTKENVGPYLRTQTRFEGSSSKQQLVPRS is encoded by the coding sequence GTGGAAGGATCAAGCTTCTCAGCGTATTTCGAGCGTCTTCCTCTCAGACGACGGCGTCTGCTGCAGACTGCGCTAGCCGGGGGAGCCGGGGCCAGTCTTGCCTCGGCGCTGGCGGCCTGTGGTGGCCAGCCATCCAGCAGCAGCTCGTCCACGGGAGTGGCGGGCAACTTCCCCAACCATCCGAAATGGAACTTCGTCTTCATCAATCACGTCACCACGAATCCCTTCTTCGTCCCCACCCAGTATGGCATCCAGGATGCCTGCGCCCTCGTCGGCTGCACCTATCAATGGACGGGTTCGGCCAATAGCGTTGTCAAGGAAATGGTAGATGCCTTCAACGCAGCCATTGCTGCCAAGGCCGATGGCATTGCCGTCTCCATCATTGACCCCACTGCCTTTGACGATCCGGTCAATCGTGCTCTGGATGCGGGTATTCCCGTAGTGGCCTACAATGCCGATGCGCCAGCCGGAAGCAAGAACCGGCGCCTGGCCTACATCGGTCAGGACCTCTATCAGTCGGGCTATCGCATGGGGCAGCGTATTGTCTCCCTCGTCGGCAGCGGGGACGTCGTGGGCTTCATTGCTACCCCCGGCTCGCTCAACATTCAGCCGCGGATCGACGGGGCCAAGCAAGCCATTCTAGACTCCAAGGCGCCGATCAACTTTGTTGAAGTCGCGACGGGGGCTCAGGTGGAAGAGGAGCTGTCGCGCATCGAAGCCTACTATCTCGGTCATTCCAACCTCAAAGGCATGTTTGCCGTCGATGCGGGCAGTACCCAGGGCGTTGCCCAGGTGATGGAGAAATACAGCCTGGCGTCTAAGGGAGTGCACGGTGGTGGCTATGATCTCTTGACCAAGACCCTCCAGGAGATCCAGGCTGGCAACCTCGATTTCACGATTGATCAGCAGCCCTACCTGCAGGGCTTCTACCCGGTGATTCAGCTCTTCCTCTACCTGCTCTCGGGTGGCCTGATGGCGCCTTCCGACACTGACACCGGTCTGCTCTTTGTTACCAAGGAGAACGTTGGCCCTTATCTGCGCACGCAGACACGCTTTGAGGGAAGTTCCTCCAAGCAGCAGCTGGTGCCACGCTCGTGA
- a CDS encoding FadR/GntR family transcriptional regulator, whose product MARTFRSLRRQNLSAQVVREIGLSIMRKEFQPGDALLSEPELSQQFNVSRPVLREALKVLAEKGLIEARPRTGTRVRPRANWNLLDPEVLTWQYEVGPDPAFLEAICEVRLMFEPMTARLAASRATAEEIETIERACGRLEELVEEAEPYIEADLAFHSAICAAAHNELLQRIVATLAAPLRASRLVTARLPGANRRTMPLHRRVAEAIRQGQELAAEEAMRELIVLTTEDVHRALGYSGTGSDLPPSTCPGQGEMLNAPKEGGG is encoded by the coding sequence ATGGCAAGAACCTTCCGTTCGCTCAGGCGGCAAAACCTGTCTGCGCAGGTCGTGCGGGAGATCGGGCTGAGTATCATGCGCAAGGAATTTCAACCGGGGGATGCCCTTTTGAGCGAACCTGAGCTGAGCCAGCAGTTCAACGTCAGCCGTCCAGTGTTGCGCGAAGCGCTCAAAGTGCTGGCGGAGAAAGGGTTAATTGAAGCGCGCCCACGGACGGGGACTCGCGTGCGTCCCCGGGCCAACTGGAACTTGCTTGATCCAGAGGTGCTGACCTGGCAGTACGAGGTGGGGCCCGATCCAGCCTTTTTGGAGGCGATCTGTGAAGTGCGCCTCATGTTTGAGCCGATGACGGCGCGACTGGCGGCCTCACGGGCGACTGCCGAAGAGATAGAGACCATTGAGCGAGCGTGTGGCCGGCTGGAGGAGCTGGTTGAAGAGGCCGAGCCGTATATTGAGGCCGACCTGGCTTTTCACAGCGCCATCTGTGCCGCAGCTCACAACGAGCTGTTACAGCGCATTGTGGCCACACTGGCAGCGCCTCTGCGCGCCAGCCGCCTCGTGACAGCGCGCCTGCCAGGAGCCAATCGGCGTACGATGCCGCTCCATCGGCGCGTTGCCGAGGCCATTCGCCAGGGCCAGGAACTGGCTGCTGAGGAGGCGATGCGCGAACTCATTGTCTTGACAACCGAGGACGTGCACCGGGCACTGGGCTATAGCGGCACAGGCTCGGACCTGCCGCCGAGCACCTGCCCTGGTCAGGGCGAGATGCTCAATGCTCCAAAGGAAGGAGGTGGGTGA
- the dgoD gene encoding galactonate dehydratase, with protein MKIVDVKTHVMGTAWRNLTFVRVITDEGLEGVGEVRMLNHTDALLGYLAEAVPNHVLGHDPCRIEDLVQRMYRNDYARAGEIAMSAIATIEIACWDIVGKVLGRPVYELLGGPVRERIKAYANGWYTVERTPEEFHRAAQRVVERGYRALKLDPFGSGFYELEPEEKRKAVALVEAVRDAVGPDVELLIEMHGRFNPATAVEMARELAPFQPSWIEEPVPPENLAALKKVAEQVTLPVATGERLHTRYDFRPLFELQAADIIQPDITHCGGLLEVRKLAAWAECYYMLVAPHNVGGPVSTAAALHLAAVTPNFKIQEHFNDLNEEWVKQAAPGNPEVVDGYFSLPQGPGLGVTLDEAFVAAHPRQRIFFNLFAENWHLRQAVQPPVTGSAAAAPASSSGAGEQPPSPPASQSMAEADGNVEGL; from the coding sequence ATGAAAATCGTTGATGTCAAGACCCATGTGATGGGCACCGCCTGGCGTAATCTGACCTTTGTGCGCGTGATTACCGATGAGGGACTGGAGGGGGTCGGTGAGGTGCGTATGCTCAATCATACGGATGCCCTGTTGGGCTATCTGGCTGAGGCTGTGCCCAACCATGTGCTCGGCCATGATCCCTGCCGTATCGAGGATCTGGTGCAGCGCATGTATCGCAACGATTATGCCCGCGCCGGCGAGATCGCTATGTCGGCCATTGCGACTATCGAGATCGCTTGCTGGGATATCGTGGGCAAGGTCCTGGGGCGCCCGGTCTATGAGCTGCTGGGTGGCCCGGTCCGCGAGCGCATTAAGGCCTATGCCAATGGCTGGTATACGGTCGAGCGCACACCCGAGGAGTTCCACCGGGCAGCGCAGCGGGTGGTTGAGCGCGGCTATCGCGCCTTAAAGCTCGATCCCTTTGGCTCGGGTTTCTACGAGCTGGAGCCGGAGGAGAAGCGCAAGGCTGTGGCGCTGGTGGAGGCAGTGCGCGATGCTGTCGGCCCAGATGTGGAGCTGCTGATCGAGATGCATGGACGCTTTAATCCAGCCACGGCGGTCGAAATGGCCCGGGAGCTGGCCCCCTTTCAGCCTTCCTGGATTGAGGAGCCGGTCCCTCCCGAAAATCTGGCGGCTCTCAAGAAGGTAGCCGAGCAGGTGACGCTTCCGGTCGCCACAGGCGAACGCTTGCATACGCGCTACGATTTCCGCCCGCTCTTTGAGCTGCAGGCTGCCGATATTATTCAGCCCGACATTACGCACTGTGGCGGGCTGCTGGAGGTGCGGAAGCTGGCCGCCTGGGCCGAGTGCTACTATATGCTGGTAGCCCCTCATAATGTCGGTGGCCCGGTCTCGACAGCGGCGGCGCTCCATCTGGCCGCCGTGACGCCCAATTTTAAGATCCAGGAGCATTTTAACGATCTCAATGAAGAGTGGGTCAAGCAGGCTGCCCCTGGCAACCCCGAGGTGGTCGATGGCTATTTCTCTCTGCCGCAAGGGCCGGGCCTGGGGGTGACGCTCGATGAGGCTTTCGTAGCTGCCCACCCACGCCAGCGCATTTTCTTTAATCTCTTCGCGGAAAACTGGCATCTGCGCCAGGCGGTACAGCCGCCGGTGACAGGATCTGCCGCCGCCGCTCCTGCTTCTTCTTCTGGCGCTGGCGAGCAGCCCCCGTCACCGCCAGCCTCGCAATCGATGGCCGAGGCGGATGGCAACGTCGAGGGCCTCTGA
- a CDS encoding ZIP family metal transporter — protein MSTILLSIIAFCSTCAGGIVALRQREQLQQVIAFAAGALVGLATFQWLPRLFSVLTLLPGERFAAFAALASGFFTFHLLERLALHWQAGQQEASANGAPRPLLGVVSVLFFSLHRLLEGATISLGFVVNPATGLLLAGAIILHNLVEGLNAVVLLLANRSSRRQAFAWLLFFACTPLLGTLATIWISLPTVLLPRYLGFFSGFLLYLGASHLLPASQRPGEPWSLLWTLAGAGAALLMTVLLQPI, from the coding sequence ATGAGCACCATTCTGCTCTCGATTATCGCCTTCTGCTCCACCTGCGCAGGGGGGATCGTTGCCTTGAGGCAACGGGAACAGCTTCAGCAGGTTATAGCCTTCGCAGCTGGCGCCCTCGTTGGTCTGGCGACCTTTCAATGGCTGCCGCGCCTCTTCAGTGTGCTAACGCTTCTTCCGGGCGAGCGCTTTGCCGCCTTCGCGGCCCTGGCCAGCGGTTTCTTCACCTTTCATCTCCTCGAAAGGCTGGCCTTGCACTGGCAAGCGGGTCAGCAGGAGGCCTCGGCCAACGGCGCGCCCCGGCCCCTGCTGGGAGTGGTCTCTGTGCTCTTCTTCTCACTGCATCGCCTCCTGGAAGGAGCGACCATCAGTCTGGGATTCGTCGTCAACCCTGCCACCGGGCTGCTCCTGGCCGGGGCCATCATCCTCCACAATCTTGTTGAGGGCCTCAACGCTGTCGTCCTCTTACTGGCCAACCGTAGCAGTCGCCGACAAGCATTTGCCTGGCTGCTCTTCTTCGCCTGCACGCCCCTGCTGGGGACCCTGGCGACCATCTGGATCAGCCTGCCGACCGTGCTCCTGCCGCGCTACCTTGGCTTCTTTAGCGGCTTCCTCCTCTATCTAGGGGCCAGCCATCTCTTGCCGGCGAGTCAGCGCCCTGGCGAGCCATGGTCACTGCTGTGGACTCTGGCCGGAGCTGGCGCGGCCCTGCTCATGACCGTCCTGCTCCAGCCCATCTAA
- a CDS encoding response regulator — MAQVGLLEDNPRIAKLCVTFLDFAGHRVVHYRHPRECLAALLAEGPAGEEAEGHVSDPLPIDLLILDLYMPDMAGEDVLRQLRAHPHTRNLPLILCTAAPASEIEQAKSIAPRAIVVEKPFKLQTLTAAIDALLSAPNAV, encoded by the coding sequence ATGGCGCAGGTTGGCCTGCTAGAAGATAATCCGCGCATTGCAAAGCTCTGCGTAACTTTTCTCGACTTTGCTGGTCATCGCGTGGTACATTATCGACATCCCCGCGAGTGCCTGGCGGCGCTCCTTGCTGAGGGGCCAGCTGGGGAAGAAGCTGAAGGGCACGTCTCTGACCCGCTGCCGATCGATCTCCTCATTCTCGACCTCTACATGCCCGATATGGCAGGAGAAGACGTACTCCGTCAGCTGCGGGCCCATCCCCACACGCGCAATCTCCCGCTCATTCTCTGCACCGCGGCGCCAGCCAGCGAGATTGAACAAGCGAAAAGCATCGCACCCCGGGCCATTGTGGTCGAAAAGCCCTTTAAGCTTCAGACGCTGACCGCGGCCATCGATGCCTTGCTGAGCGCCCCCAATGCTGTCTGA